A genomic window from Salvia hispanica cultivar TCC Black 2014 chromosome 5, UniMelb_Shisp_WGS_1.0, whole genome shotgun sequence includes:
- the LOC125189305 gene encoding uncharacterized protein LOC125189305 → MSSMQNEVQEDTEMRQSKRAENSQNENVIRKQNLFDGSSQSNNRDSSNVSATQRGGYINLSQHACNEGPEDMSRTRIAGDDQEIANGTQRGTKEVTRKPLMSTATPPQWTDEQLNELFADDEDDASLF, encoded by the exons ATGTCCTCCATGCAGAATGAGGTGCAGGAAGACACTGAGATGAGACAGTCCAAGAGAGCTGAGAATTCCCAAAATGAGAATGTAATTCGGAAGCAGAATCTTTTTGATGGAAGTAGTCAATCGAATAACAGGGACAGCTCAAACGTATCTGCAACCCAGAGAGGAGGTTACATTAATCTTAGCCAGCATGCGTGCAATGAAGGACCTGAAGACATGAGCAGGACTAGGATTGCTGGTGACGACCAAGAGATAGCGAATGGCACCCAAAGGGGCACAAAGGAGGTAACTCGGAAG CCTCTAATGTCGACAGCCACTCCTCCACAGTGGACAGACGAACAGTTGAATGAACTTTTTGCGGACGATGAGGATGATGCTTCTTTATTCTGA
- the LOC125187124 gene encoding vacuolar protein sorting-associated protein 26C, producing the protein MSVEIKLSRFNRIYRHGELLEGTIITTLNSSISYQSIRLTLNGTVNLQVRGGSAGVIESLYGVIKPIPIMKKVVDVRSSGKIGSGTTEIPFSVILKDPKEKNLGKFYETFHGGNISIQYLATVEIARGYLHKPLSATIEYIVESDKDNLPQNPIPPEMVIFYITQDTQRHTLISELKSGGFRITGRICTQCSLSDPINGELTVEASAVPIQSIDIHLLRVESILIGERIATESSVIQETQIADGDVCRGMNLPIYIILPRLLTCPSILAGPFSIEFKLSIVITFKSDLYKKPTKADPVSIKPWMATESVPLELVRTA; encoded by the exons ATGTCAGTTGAGATCAAATTATCTCGATTCAACCGCATCTATCGCCACGGC GAACTGCTTGAAGGAACGATAATCACGACGTTGAATTCTTCTATTTCCTACCAATCTATTCGCCTCACACTTAATGGCACTGTCAATTTGCag gTCCGTGGCGGATCAGCTGGAGTTATTGAGTCCCTGTACGGTGTTATCAAGCCAATTCCAATTAT GAAGAAGGTTGTTGATGTCCGATCATCTGGAAAGATAGGATCAGGTACGACTGAG ATACCATTTTCTGTGATCTTGAAAGATCCTAAAGAGAAGAATCTTGGGAAGTTTTATGAAACCTTTCATGGAGGCAATATCAGCATCCAG TATCTGGCAACTGTTGAGATAGCGAGAGGATACTTACACAAGCCTTTGTCAGCCACAATAGAATACATTGTTGAGAGTGATAAAG ACAATCTTCCACAGAATCCAATTCCCCCTGAAATGGTCATCTTCTATATTACTCAGGACACCCAAAGGCACACATTAATTTCTGAATTGAAATCAG GCGGTTTCCGGATTACTGGGCGAATATGTACACAATGTTCTTTATCAGATCCTATTAATGGAGAGCTAACTGTTGAAGCTTCTGCTGTTCCTATACAATCCATTGACATTCACTTGCTTAGAGTGGAGTCAATTTTGATTGGAGAAAGGATAGCAACAGAATCATCTGTGATACAAGAAACTCAG ATAGCAGATGGTGATGTTTGTCGTGGCATGAATTTGCCCATTTACATCATCCTTCCTCGTCTTTTAACATGTCCGAGCATTTTGGCTGG TCCATTCTCAATAGAGTTCAAGCTGAGCATTGTGATAACTTTCAAATCAGATCTATATAAGAAGCCCACAAAAGCTGATCCAGTATCTATTAAACCATGG ATGGCCACTGAAAGCGTGCCATTAGAGTTGGTTCGCACAGCTTGA
- the LOC125186739 gene encoding galactose mutarotase-like: protein MAEAKLFELNNGTMRVIVSNYGCTITSVFVPDKHGKLADVVLGFDTIEPYQKGAAPYFGCIVGRVANRIRDGKFTLNGVEHSLPINKPPNSLHGGNKGYDKVIWDVAEYKQGDTPSITFKYRSHDGEEGYPGDVSFTATYTLTSKTTMRLDMEGVPENKATPISLAQHTYWNLAGHESGTVLDHTIQIWADHITPVDQYTVPTGEIMPVKGTPFDFTTANKIGSRITEVGLGYDHNYVIDCGEEKSGLKHAAKLKDPASSRTLDLWTNAPGMQFYTANYVNGVVGKGGAVYGKQSAACLETQGFPNAINQPNFPSVVVQPGEKYNHSMLFEFSTE, encoded by the exons ATGGCGGAGGCCAAGCTTTTTGAACTTAACAATGGCACTATGCGTGTAATCGTCTCCAATTATGGATGCACCATCACCTCAGTCTTTGTACCAGACAAACATG GTAAATTGGCTGATGTCGTTCTTGGATTCGACACAATTGAGCCATATCAG AAAGGTGCTGCTCCATACTTTGGGTGCATTGTGGGTCGGGTGGCGAATAGGATCAGAGATGGGAAGTTTACACTGAATGGAGTTGAGCACTCATTGCCTATTAACAAGCCACCCAACAGTCTCCATG GTGGGAACAAGGGATATGACAAGGTCATCTGGGATGTTGCTGAATATAAACAGGGTGATACTCCATCAATCACCTTTAAGTATCGCAGCCACGACGGGGAAGAAG GCTATCCTGGTGATGTTTCTTTCACCGCGACTTATACTCTGACATCCAAGACCACGATGAGGCTTGACATGGAAGGTGTGCCAGAGAATAAGGCAACACCAATCAGCTTAGCACAACACACCTACTGGAATCTAGCCGGTCACGAATCTGGAACAGTTCTAGATCACACTATTCAGATATGGGCGGATCACATCACTCCCGTCGATCAGTACACCGTTCCAACCGGTGAGATCATGCCTGTCAAAGGCACACCTTTCGACTTCACAACTGCAAACAAGATTGGCAGCCGTATCACCGAGGTTGGTCTAGGCTACGACCACAACTATGTTATCGACTGCGGGGAGGAGAAATCGGGCTTGAAGCACGCTGCAAAGCTGAAGGATCCTGCTAGCTCAAGGACTCTTGATCTGTGGACCAATGCTCCTGGTATGCAGTTTTACACTGCAAATTATGTGAACGGCGTTGTTGGTAAAGGTGGTGCTGTGTATGGAAAGCAGTCGGCTGCGTGTTTGGAGACGCAGGGATTTCCGAACGCCATCAACCAGCCGAACTTCCCTTCCGTTGTCGTCCAACCGGGAGAGAAGTACAATCACAGTATGCTGTTTGAATTCTCAACCGAGTAG
- the LOC125190463 gene encoding uncharacterized protein At3g17950 encodes MLNPANHVAPQPSSPTNSSLSSSDLDTESTGSFFHDRSTTLGTLMGVTVQAITFRATSQHRQQEISGSGGVGGARRSKNSRAAAARQRRRWWRLCRDECDSRRASLGDYLEVERRFGDGGGGGAVELEEGMVQEMQPRNGRALFADGMVLPPAQVVEDLDSSPSVAAGICRFSAVERWCNLV; translated from the exons ATGTTGAATCCAGCAAATCATGTTGCGCCACAGCCTTCATCTCCCACTAATTCGTCCCTCTCCTCTTCTGATCTCGACACTGAG TCAACAGGCTCATTCTTCCATGACAGAAGCACCACGCTAGGAACCCTCATGGGCGTCACCGTCCAAGCCATAACGTTCCGGGCCACCTCCCAGCACCGCCAGCAGGAGATCTCCGGCTCCGGCGGCGTCGGCGGCGCCCGGAGGAGCAAGAACAGCCGGGCCGCCGCGGCCCGACAgaggcggcggtggtggcgcCTCTGCAGGGACGAATGCGACTCCAGAAGGGCCTCTCTCGGAGATTATTTGGAGGTGGAGAGGAGGTTCGgtgacggcggcggcggcggcgcggtGGAGCTTGAGGAAGGGATGGTTCAGGAGATGCAGCCGAGGAACGGGCGGGCTTTGTTTGCGGATGGGATGGTTCTGCCGCCGGCGCAGGTGGTGGAGGATTTGGATTCGTCGCCGTCGGTTGCGGCGGGGATTTGTAGATTCTCGGCGGTAGAGCGGTGGTGTAATTTGGTGTAG